The following proteins come from a genomic window of Candidatus Eisenbacteria bacterium:
- a CDS encoding knotted carbamoyltransferase YgeW, whose amino-acid sequence MTPTAATAPDRKTLEGLFGKSLLLTTDWTAAELDALLAVASGFEAADFAGRPTALLPHELAYALFFDNSTRTKSAWAGAAARLGMQPVIVDGSSTQVEHGETAAETGAMLGMNAHALGVRHDLILGEGNRFMRELKRGIDDYLEATRDPRKVGIVNLQCDIDHPTQTLADLMWLRQYFPDGIRGRKIGVSWAYSPSYAKPLSVPQGLATLLTRFGAHVTLAHPEGYRLMDACMKSAQESAAASGGSFTLTQDMDAAFQDAVAVYPKSWGPYDLMLQRVEANKARDKGRMGEIERQALERNAKHRDWICDERRMKRTAGGDALYMHCLPADIGDEVSAGVMERHKVNVARQANKKVYVIMAMLAVAKVPGLAGRLAQI is encoded by the coding sequence ATGACCCCGACCGCCGCCACGGCCCCCGACCGGAAGACCCTCGAGGGCCTCTTCGGGAAGAGCCTGCTGCTCACCACCGACTGGACCGCCGCCGAGCTGGACGCGCTGCTGGCGGTGGCCTCCGGGTTCGAGGCCGCCGATTTCGCCGGCCGTCCCACGGCGCTCCTGCCGCACGAGCTGGCCTATGCCCTGTTCTTCGACAACTCCACCCGCACCAAGTCGGCGTGGGCCGGCGCCGCGGCGCGGCTCGGCATGCAGCCGGTCATCGTGGACGGCAGCTCCACCCAGGTGGAGCACGGCGAGACCGCGGCCGAGACCGGCGCCATGCTGGGGATGAACGCCCACGCGCTGGGCGTGCGCCACGACCTGATCCTGGGCGAGGGCAATCGCTTCATGCGCGAGCTCAAGCGCGGCATAGACGACTACCTGGAGGCCACCCGGGACCCGCGCAAGGTGGGGATCGTCAACCTGCAGTGCGACATCGACCATCCCACGCAGACGCTGGCCGACCTCATGTGGCTGCGGCAGTACTTCCCGGACGGCATCCGGGGCCGGAAGATCGGCGTCTCATGGGCCTACTCGCCCAGCTACGCCAAGCCGCTGTCCGTGCCGCAGGGGCTGGCCACGCTGCTCACACGTTTCGGCGCGCACGTGACGCTGGCCCACCCCGAGGGTTACCGCCTGATGGACGCGTGCATGAAGTCGGCGCAGGAGAGCGCGGCGGCCTCGGGCGGCTCATTCACCCTCACCCAGGACATGGACGCCGCGTTCCAGGACGCCGTGGCGGTGTATCCCAAGAGCTGGGGCCCCTACGACCTGATGCTGCAGCGCGTGGAAGCCAACAAGGCGCGCGACAAGGGCCGCATGGGCGAGATCGAGAGGCAGGCCCTGGAGCGCAACGCGAAGCACCGCGACTGGATCTGCGACGAGCGGCGAATGAAGCGGACCGCCGGCGGCGACGCGCTGTACATGCACTGCCTGCCCGCGGACATCGGCGACGAGGTGTCCGCCGGCGTGATGGAGCGCCACAAGGTGAACGTGGCCCGCCAGGCGAACAAGAAGGTGTACGTCATCATGGCGATGCTGGCCGTGGCCAAGGTGCCCGGACTGGCCGGCCGCCTGGCCCAGATCTGA
- a CDS encoding TlpA family protein disulfide reductase → MPLNLARRGVCLALAWTLVAAAGHAQGAAPAAPATAPAPPPPSPVSGIRSKISAGDLLSAESILEVHRAKYGEDGPWLVGLSWLARGAQLLGEPLKTKRYISETRARCAERMARGAELAKDHDLEIALGAAIEVEAQSLQREAGAAQAARFVRGELDKVKGPVALRSRLNKRINMLTLAGSPAPELEIEDHPGERPPTLAGLRGQPVLLFLFAEGCGDCRAQAATLARSVSRYADRGLRVVALTRHYEETAQRDAETARVDSVWKTVYKDLGPVPVVISTASMERYGGSSTPTFVFVDREGVVRWYTPTRLDEVELDRALEGLCGEPGKGK, encoded by the coding sequence ATGCCCCTGAACCTCGCACGCCGCGGCGTGTGCCTCGCACTCGCCTGGACCCTCGTGGCCGCCGCCGGGCACGCGCAGGGCGCCGCACCCGCGGCCCCGGCGACGGCCCCCGCGCCACCGCCGCCTTCGCCGGTGAGCGGCATCCGCTCGAAGATCTCCGCCGGGGACCTCCTGAGCGCCGAGTCCATCCTCGAGGTGCACCGCGCGAAGTACGGCGAGGACGGCCCGTGGCTGGTGGGACTCTCGTGGCTGGCTCGCGGCGCGCAGCTGCTGGGGGAGCCTCTGAAGACGAAGCGCTACATCTCCGAGACGCGCGCCCGCTGCGCCGAGCGGATGGCGCGCGGCGCGGAGCTCGCGAAGGACCATGACCTCGAGATCGCCCTGGGGGCGGCCATCGAAGTGGAGGCGCAGAGCCTCCAGCGCGAAGCGGGCGCGGCGCAGGCTGCCCGCTTCGTGCGGGGCGAGCTGGACAAGGTGAAGGGGCCGGTGGCGCTGCGGTCGCGGCTGAACAAGCGGATCAACATGCTCACGCTGGCCGGGAGCCCGGCGCCGGAGCTCGAGATCGAGGACCACCCCGGCGAGCGCCCGCCCACGCTGGCCGGCCTGCGCGGCCAGCCGGTGCTGCTGTTCCTGTTCGCCGAGGGCTGCGGCGACTGCAGGGCGCAGGCGGCCACGCTGGCGCGCTCCGTTTCGCGGTACGCGGACCGCGGGCTCAGGGTGGTGGCGCTGACCCGCCACTACGAGGAGACTGCGCAGCGCGACGCCGAGACGGCCCGCGTGGACAGCGTGTGGAAGACGGTCTACAAGGACCTGGGGCCGGTGCCGGTGGTGATCAGCACCGCGTCCATGGAGCGCTACGGTGGATCCAGCACGCCCACCTTCGTGTTCGTGGATCGGGAGGGAGTGGTGCGCTGGTACACCCCAACGCGGCTGGACGAGGTGGAGCTCGACCGGGCGCTGGAGGGGTTGTGCGGGGAGCCCGGGAAGGGCAAGTGA
- a CDS encoding carbamate kinase: MADTIPRPDTPPALVAMGGNSLLDPALPPTVENQFAVTARAVAPVAELIRRGQHLVLTHGNGPQVGFMQLRSELAKNQIHEVPLDSLVADSQGAIGYMIQRDLRQELGRLGLKVEVATVVTEVEVDPNDRAFTEPTKPIGKFYGAAEAAELRRERGWNMVEDSHRGYRRVVASPAPISIVQLETIRRLVAQGVTVIACGGGGIPVMRGSDGRIRGLEAVIDKDRASALLAVNLGVKRMYITTGVDAVYRDYLTDRRTALRETTVSELREMAAQKQFPSGSMGPKVEAAMYFLERGGEEVLICHPEALAEAFDGHAGTRILKERP, encoded by the coding sequence ATGGCCGACACGATCCCACGCCCCGACACCCCCCCCGCCCTCGTGGCCATGGGGGGCAACTCCCTGCTGGATCCCGCCCTGCCACCGACCGTCGAGAACCAGTTCGCAGTGACCGCCCGGGCCGTCGCCCCGGTGGCCGAGCTCATCCGCCGCGGGCAGCACCTGGTGCTCACCCACGGCAACGGGCCGCAGGTGGGATTCATGCAGCTGCGCTCCGAACTGGCCAAGAACCAGATCCACGAAGTCCCGCTGGACTCGCTGGTGGCCGACTCGCAGGGCGCGATCGGTTACATGATCCAGCGCGACCTGCGCCAGGAGCTGGGCCGCCTGGGCCTGAAGGTCGAGGTGGCCACCGTGGTCACCGAGGTCGAGGTGGACCCGAACGACCGGGCCTTCACCGAGCCCACCAAGCCCATCGGCAAGTTCTATGGAGCCGCGGAGGCGGCTGAGCTCCGCCGGGAGCGCGGCTGGAACATGGTGGAGGACTCTCACCGCGGCTACCGCCGCGTGGTAGCCTCGCCCGCGCCCATCTCCATCGTGCAACTGGAGACCATCCGCCGGCTGGTGGCCCAGGGCGTGACCGTGATCGCGTGCGGCGGCGGCGGCATCCCGGTGATGCGCGGCAGCGACGGGCGCATCCGCGGCCTCGAGGCCGTGATCGACAAGGACCGCGCCAGCGCGCTTCTCGCCGTGAACCTGGGAGTGAAGCGCATGTACATCACCACCGGCGTGGACGCTGTCTACAGGGACTACCTGACCGACCGGCGCACCGCGCTGCGCGAGACGACCGTCTCCGAGCTCAGGGAGATGGCCGCGCAGAAGCAGTTCCCTTCGGGGAGCATGGGGCCGAAGGTGGAGGCCGCCATGTACTTCCTGGAGCGCGGCGGTGAGGAGGTGCTCATCTGTCACCCGGAGGCGCTGGCCGAGGCGTTCGACGGACACGCCGGAACCCGCATCCTCAAGGAGAGACCATGA
- a CDS encoding amidohydrolase family protein encodes MAGEITRPGYVNAHTHLYSGLAPMGMPAPRVAPRSFIEILERVWWRLDRALDADSLRASARLYVAEALLKGTTALIDHHESPGFIEGSLDVLADACEELGIRAALCFGATERNGGRAEARRGLQECRRFCRARHGRRVRGLVGLHASFTVSDDTVREAGELCQELGTVIHVHVAEDVADVEDARRRGYPGPLERLRNLGALPEGSVLAHGVHLTEAQVRGASQRGCWLVQNPRSNAGNGVGYPRALSASRRVALGTDGYPADMPVELDALVRQALELEPGTPTPEVARRLDAGRTLISQLFPNSEGPAAGEVVVRRLDSGGEAVERVTIDDQVVVIGGRLLTGDIDEIRVQAREEAARLWHRMEAL; translated from the coding sequence CTGGCCGGGGAGATCACCCGACCGGGCTACGTGAACGCCCACACCCACCTCTACAGCGGCCTGGCCCCGATGGGAATGCCCGCGCCCCGCGTCGCGCCGCGCAGCTTCATCGAGATCCTCGAGCGTGTGTGGTGGCGGCTGGACCGTGCGCTGGACGCGGATTCGCTGCGGGCATCGGCGCGCCTGTACGTGGCCGAAGCGCTGCTCAAGGGCACCACCGCGCTGATTGACCACCACGAGTCGCCCGGGTTCATCGAGGGCTCGCTGGACGTGCTGGCGGACGCGTGCGAGGAGTTGGGGATCCGCGCCGCGCTGTGCTTCGGCGCCACCGAGCGCAACGGCGGCCGCGCGGAGGCCCGCCGCGGGCTGCAGGAGTGCCGGCGGTTCTGCCGGGCGAGGCACGGCCGCCGCGTCCGGGGGCTCGTGGGGCTGCACGCGTCCTTCACCGTTTCCGACGACACCGTGCGCGAGGCCGGCGAACTGTGCCAGGAACTGGGCACCGTGATCCACGTGCACGTGGCCGAGGACGTCGCCGACGTGGAGGACGCCCGGCGCCGCGGCTACCCGGGGCCCCTGGAGCGGCTGCGCAACCTGGGCGCCCTGCCCGAAGGCTCGGTGCTGGCGCACGGCGTCCACCTGACCGAGGCACAGGTGCGCGGCGCGTCCCAGCGCGGCTGCTGGCTGGTACAGAATCCCAGGTCCAACGCGGGCAACGGAGTGGGTTACCCTCGCGCGCTGTCCGCCAGCCGCCGGGTGGCGCTGGGCACCGACGGCTATCCCGCGGACATGCCCGTGGAGCTGGATGCACTGGTTCGCCAGGCACTGGAGCTGGAGCCCGGCACGCCGACCCCCGAGGTGGCCCGCCGCCTGGACGCGGGGCGCACGCTGATCTCGCAGCTGTTCCCGAATTCGGAGGGTCCCGCCGCCGGGGAGGTCGTGGTGCGGCGGCTCGACTCCGGCGGCGAAGCGGTGGAACGCGTGACCATTGACGACCAGGTGGTGGTGATCGGCGGGCGGCTGCTCACCGGCGACATCGACGAAATCCGGGTGCAGGCGCGCGAGGAGGCCGCGCGCCTGTGGCACCGCATGGAGGCGCTGTAG
- the xdh gene encoding selenium-dependent xanthine dehydrogenase, which produces MLQVEFTLNGTQVRTEAREGETLLDVLRHRLGITSPKKGCQPQGKCGACLALVDGEPRVTCTVPAERASGLTVITLEGLPESERTLFADAFAATGAVQCGFCIPGIVIRARHLLGTTPDATRAQIVESLDENLCRCTGYVKVIEAIEMVAAARRGGPLPAPLAEGGVGARVRRYRVADLVLGRRPFVDDLSRPGMLFGALRLSDHARARVRRIDTSRARALPGVGAVVTAADVPGERWNGILYEDWPAFVAEGEEVRYVGDVLAAVAAVDEVTARQAAALVEVDYEPLPAVPGPAESLREGAPQVNPKHANLLSRSVIRRGDAEAALRASAHTVSGTWRTQRIEHLFLEPESALAEPKPDGTLHLYTGGQGIFDDRRQVAKLLAVPEERIFVELVPNGGGFGGKEDMSVQAQTCLLAWVTQRPVKLTLTRDESVRVHPKRHPITIELSAGCDAEGRLTAVRARLTGDSGAYASVGSKVLERAAGHACSTYRVPHVDVESVAAYTNNPPCGAMRGFGVNQATFAMEGALDLLAAKAGLDRWEIRWRNAVDVGDMLTTGQVLEKSCGLRRTLQAVKPRYDEFVRQGRAVGIACGLKNSGLGNGALEWGKARLVPEPDGTISLYNGYTEMGQGLLTVFSQLASEVTGLPVAVFRPKVDATFALGCGQTTGSRATLIGGRAVVAAARRLREALDSGSPLADLTGQVFAGDEKIDDTHPLGADVPNPKTHTSYGFATQVCALDATGRVEKFVAAHDVGRAINPTLCEGQIQGAIHMGLGYALTEELPCADGMPVTSKVRQLGVLRAKDMPEVEVILVEEAEPEGPFGAKGLGEIGLVPTAAAVAGALEAFDGVRRTVLPMKDSPAGRAMSVGRIHAKAPKETWR; this is translated from the coding sequence ATGCTGCAGGTCGAATTCACGCTGAACGGCACGCAGGTCCGCACCGAGGCGCGCGAGGGCGAGACGCTGCTGGACGTCCTCCGCCACCGCCTCGGAATCACCTCCCCCAAGAAGGGCTGCCAGCCGCAGGGCAAGTGCGGCGCGTGCCTGGCGCTGGTGGACGGCGAGCCGCGCGTAACCTGCACCGTGCCCGCGGAGCGGGCCTCGGGGCTCACGGTGATCACGCTGGAGGGCCTCCCGGAGTCCGAGCGCACGCTGTTCGCCGACGCCTTCGCCGCCACCGGCGCGGTGCAGTGCGGCTTCTGCATCCCGGGCATCGTGATCCGCGCCCGGCACCTCCTGGGCACCACTCCCGATGCCACGCGCGCGCAGATCGTCGAGTCGCTTGACGAGAACCTGTGCCGCTGCACCGGCTACGTGAAGGTCATCGAGGCCATCGAGATGGTGGCCGCGGCCCGGCGGGGCGGACCCCTGCCCGCGCCGCTCGCCGAGGGCGGCGTGGGCGCGCGCGTGCGGCGCTACCGCGTGGCCGACCTGGTCCTGGGCCGCCGGCCGTTCGTGGACGACCTGTCCCGGCCCGGCATGCTCTTCGGCGCCCTGAGGCTCAGCGACCACGCCCGGGCGCGCGTGCGGCGCATCGACACCTCCCGGGCCCGCGCCCTGCCCGGCGTCGGGGCGGTGGTCACCGCCGCGGACGTGCCCGGTGAGCGCTGGAACGGCATCCTGTACGAGGACTGGCCCGCGTTCGTGGCCGAAGGCGAGGAAGTCCGTTATGTGGGCGATGTGCTGGCCGCGGTGGCGGCGGTGGACGAGGTGACCGCGCGGCAGGCCGCCGCGCTGGTGGAGGTGGACTACGAGCCGCTGCCCGCGGTGCCGGGCCCGGCGGAGTCGCTCCGCGAGGGGGCGCCACAGGTGAACCCGAAGCACGCCAACCTGCTCTCCCGTTCGGTGATCCGCCGCGGTGACGCGGAGGCGGCGCTCCGGGCCAGCGCGCACACGGTGTCCGGCACGTGGCGCACGCAGCGCATCGAGCACCTGTTCCTGGAGCCCGAGAGCGCCCTGGCCGAGCCGAAGCCGGATGGGACGCTGCACCTGTACACCGGCGGTCAGGGCATCTTCGACGACCGCCGCCAGGTGGCGAAGCTCCTCGCGGTGCCCGAGGAACGCATCTTCGTGGAGCTGGTGCCCAACGGCGGCGGCTTCGGTGGCAAGGAGGACATGTCGGTGCAGGCGCAGACGTGCCTGCTGGCGTGGGTGACCCAGCGGCCGGTGAAGCTCACGCTCACCCGCGACGAGTCGGTGCGCGTGCATCCCAAGCGCCACCCGATCACCATCGAGCTTTCCGCCGGCTGCGACGCGGAGGGCCGCCTCACCGCCGTTCGGGCGCGCCTGACCGGCGACTCCGGGGCCTATGCCTCGGTGGGCAGCAAGGTCCTGGAGCGCGCCGCGGGCCACGCGTGCAGCACCTACAGGGTTCCGCACGTGGACGTGGAATCGGTGGCCGCCTACACCAACAACCCGCCCTGCGGCGCCATGCGCGGCTTCGGGGTCAACCAGGCCACCTTCGCCATGGAGGGGGCGCTGGATCTGCTGGCCGCCAAGGCCGGCCTGGACCGCTGGGAGATCCGCTGGCGCAACGCCGTGGACGTGGGCGACATGCTCACCACCGGCCAGGTGCTGGAGAAGTCCTGCGGCCTGCGGCGGACATTGCAGGCGGTGAAGCCGCGCTACGACGAGTTCGTGAGACAGGGCCGCGCCGTGGGCATCGCCTGCGGGCTGAAGAACAGCGGGCTCGGCAACGGGGCGCTGGAGTGGGGCAAGGCGCGGCTGGTGCCGGAGCCCGACGGCACCATCTCGCTGTACAACGGCTACACCGAGATGGGACAGGGCCTGCTCACGGTGTTCTCGCAGCTGGCCTCCGAGGTGACCGGCCTGCCGGTGGCCGTCTTTCGCCCCAAGGTGGACGCCACCTTCGCCCTGGGTTGCGGCCAGACCACCGGCTCGCGCGCCACGCTGATCGGAGGGCGCGCCGTGGTGGCCGCCGCCCGCCGCCTGCGGGAGGCGCTGGATTCCGGAAGCCCACTGGCGGATCTCACCGGCCAGGTGTTCGCCGGCGACGAGAAGATCGACGACACCCACCCGCTGGGCGCGGACGTCCCCAACCCCAAGACCCACACCTCCTACGGCTTCGCCACGCAGGTGTGCGCACTGGACGCCACCGGCCGGGTGGAGAAGTTCGTGGCCGCGCACGACGTGGGCCGCGCCATCAACCCCACCCTGTGCGAGGGCCAGATCCAGGGCGCCATCCACATGGGGCTGGGCTACGCGCTCACCGAGGAGCTCCCGTGCGCGGACGGCATGCCGGTGACTTCGAAGGTGCGCCAGCTGGGCGTGCTGCGCGCCAAGGACATGCCGGAGGTGGAAGTGATCCTGGTGGAGGAGGCCGAGCCCGAGGGCCCGTTCGGAGCCAAGGGCCTGGGCGAGATCGGCCTGGTGCCCACCGCCGCCGCCGTGGCCGGCGCGCTGGAGGCCTTCGACGGCGTGCGGCGCACGGTGCTGCCCATGAAGGACTCCCCCGCCGGCAGGGCCATGAGCGTGGGCCGCATCCACGCGAAGGCGCCGAAGGAGACCTGGCGGTGA
- a CDS encoding glycosyltransferase family 4 protein: MTVAFSRPTTLLSNGTLPEGYRLVADEALVSAQSGQRYAGFISESMARLNVARRLLSLRPAPAAVVAGRYGEAYSLVRGLLGRRWPPLVLLDVEWHARSRHTLRQAFSRAHHRRIAAGACAIQVFCEAEIERYASFFGIAREKFVWVPFCMDLDRSAFEVRDGDYIFTGGILDRDYPTLFEAVRDLPIEVRLAAPPQAVDARRMPPNVRLLGTVPRLEYFRQIAGARVVALSLTPDDSLRFPGVITYCAAMHLGKCVVLNEPVGSRSYIQSGVHGLAVPIRDPGALRAALQSVLDDGVLRARLAGAALQRARSSFTVRNYFEHLDRVLRSLRDSVPA; this comes from the coding sequence ATGACTGTCGCCTTCTCGCGGCCCACCACGCTGCTCTCCAACGGGACGCTTCCGGAGGGCTACCGGCTGGTCGCCGACGAGGCGCTGGTGTCGGCCCAGTCCGGGCAGCGCTACGCCGGTTTCATCTCCGAGAGCATGGCCCGCCTGAATGTCGCGCGCCGACTGTTGTCGCTGCGGCCGGCCCCCGCCGCTGTGGTCGCGGGCCGGTATGGGGAAGCCTACTCGCTGGTGCGCGGGCTGCTGGGCCGCCGGTGGCCGCCGCTGGTGCTGCTCGACGTGGAGTGGCACGCGCGCTCCCGGCACACTCTTCGCCAGGCCTTCTCCCGCGCCCACCACCGCCGCATCGCCGCCGGCGCCTGCGCCATCCAGGTGTTCTGCGAAGCGGAGATCGAGCGGTACGCGTCGTTCTTCGGCATCGCCCGCGAGAAGTTCGTGTGGGTGCCGTTCTGCATGGACCTGGACCGCTCCGCCTTCGAGGTCCGCGACGGCGACTACATCTTCACCGGCGGGATCCTGGACCGCGACTACCCCACGCTGTTCGAGGCGGTGCGCGACCTTCCCATCGAGGTCCGCCTGGCCGCGCCGCCGCAAGCCGTGGACGCGCGCCGCATGCCGCCCAACGTGCGCCTGCTGGGCACCGTCCCGCGCCTGGAGTACTTCCGGCAGATCGCGGGAGCGCGGGTGGTGGCTCTCTCGCTCACCCCCGACGACTCGCTGCGCTTCCCGGGAGTCATCACTTACTGTGCCGCGATGCACCTGGGCAAGTGCGTGGTCCTGAACGAGCCGGTGGGATCCCGCAGCTACATCCAGAGCGGCGTGCACGGGCTGGCGGTGCCCATCCGCGATCCCGGCGCCCTCCGCGCGGCGCTGCAATCCGTCCTCGACGACGGCGTTCTCCGCGCCCGCCTGGCCGGCGCGGCCCTTCAGCGCGCTCGCTCCAGCTTCACCGTGCGCAATTACTTCGAGCACCTGGACCGGGTGCTTCGCTCGCTTCGGGATTCCGTGCCCGCCTGA
- a CDS encoding MFS transporter: MRPASAWGMIRSYFLDFKVLKDCPREYWIIQSINFLDCLAYFSFLNIAVVFLSQNLGFSDVRAGYVFTIFTTTVSLLLFFSGFVTDSLGIRRSLYLAMALLILSRGGIALCGFFPGMPFRNALIWPLFLLLAPGTAMVQTVFQSSVRRYTSARSRGAGYSMWYLVMNIGAALGGIVIDVVRLNFKADNTWIINIGVATAVLCTLLTMLFIRNELQVHAAGEVEREEQAPERKTPWQILAGVVGHAAFWRFIVLVACLLGVRAVFLYMALLSPKYWLRVIGENAPMGMFQAVNPILIVVGLILFIPLANKFNIFKMLVFGGIISSISLFALVLPWRWFGDNLVASYTTMTMIQLVVLSIGEILWSPKLQEYTAAVAPPGQEGSYLGMSLVPYFVAKTFISLLSGHMLLRFCPEGIQPRILAGTQPFWSSPEAMWLLLGVFALAGLVTAVLLKGWLTEGVNLDPVKEKSAAA, translated from the coding sequence GTGAGGCCCGCGTCCGCGTGGGGGATGATCCGCAGCTACTTCCTGGACTTCAAGGTCCTCAAGGACTGCCCCCGCGAGTACTGGATCATCCAGTCCATCAACTTCCTCGATTGCCTGGCCTACTTCTCGTTCCTCAACATCGCGGTGGTGTTTCTCTCCCAGAACCTCGGGTTTTCCGACGTGCGCGCGGGCTACGTGTTCACCATCTTCACCACCACCGTGTCGCTGCTGCTGTTCTTCTCGGGATTCGTCACCGATTCGCTGGGCATCCGCAGGTCGCTGTACCTGGCCATGGCCCTGCTGATCCTCTCGCGCGGGGGCATCGCGCTGTGCGGGTTCTTCCCCGGCATGCCGTTCCGGAACGCCCTGATCTGGCCGCTGTTCCTGCTGCTGGCGCCGGGGACGGCGATGGTCCAGACGGTGTTCCAGTCCTCGGTGCGCCGCTACACCAGCGCGCGGTCGCGCGGGGCCGGCTACAGCATGTGGTACCTGGTGATGAACATCGGCGCCGCCCTGGGCGGAATCGTGATCGACGTGGTGCGGCTCAACTTCAAGGCCGACAACACCTGGATCATCAACATCGGCGTGGCAACGGCGGTTCTGTGCACCCTCCTGACGATGCTGTTCATCCGCAACGAGCTCCAGGTGCACGCGGCGGGGGAGGTGGAGCGGGAGGAGCAGGCGCCGGAGCGCAAGACCCCGTGGCAGATCCTGGCGGGCGTGGTGGGGCATGCCGCGTTCTGGCGGTTCATCGTGCTGGTGGCCTGCCTGCTCGGGGTGCGCGCCGTGTTCCTGTACATGGCGCTCCTCTCGCCCAAGTACTGGCTGCGGGTGATCGGGGAGAATGCCCCCATGGGCATGTTCCAGGCGGTCAACCCGATCCTCATCGTGGTGGGGCTGATCCTGTTCATCCCGCTGGCCAACAAGTTCAACATCTTCAAGATGCTGGTGTTCGGCGGCATCATTTCCTCGATCTCGCTGTTCGCGCTGGTGCTGCCGTGGCGCTGGTTTGGCGACAACCTGGTGGCCTCCTACACCACCATGACCATGATCCAGCTGGTGGTGCTGTCCATCGGCGAGATCCTGTGGTCGCCCAAGCTGCAGGAGTACACCGCGGCGGTGGCGCCGCCCGGCCAGGAGGGCTCCTACCTGGGCATGTCCCTGGTGCCCTATTTCGTGGCCAAGACCTTCATCAGTCTGCTCTCGGGCCACATGCTGCTGCGATTCTGTCCGGAGGGCATCCAGCCGCGCATCCTCGCCGGCACGCAGCCATTCTGGAGCTCGCCGGAGGCCATGTGGCTGCTTCTGGGCGTGTTCGCGCTGGCCGGGCTGGTGACGGCGGTACTGCTCAAGGGTTGGCTGACGGAGGGGGTGAACCTGGACCCGGTGAAGGAGAAGTCGGCCGCCGCGTGA
- a CDS encoding peptidase dimerization domain-containing protein — MPTPDLKQLDARIAELAAKYRPLAVEILKEAIRIPADHVDRAPDQGGDPRCGLSNHEGPRLEYLRRRIVEIGAVRRPDDAFFDEFGNLCWTAGDPGDPIPASEKAVIYLDGHTDTVKPLREQWHAKTGGLDPYLGLVDPKRIDRAFLRRELGYLPPDGEWEHLVFGRGSADQLGGVVSQIVSTKVAIELTELGALRGCIVRGYGTVAEEDNDGGGPLYIMRRFLPGKPAELVPDVVILTDSTGDSARGALGIYRGQRGRMQIEVRVTGRSCHGSMPWEGLNPLEHGGHILAEAAEKYEQREGFLDHPFLGHGTRTASWAVLESPSDCAVPDRFTFRFDRRLTVGETPEQAVADVAGLETVRLARAAGLKVEVGVPTYDQPTWKNYVPGNPQIYMSWMTPEEHPAIRAAVDAYSGALSPHIPAGGTLGALRREPRVDRWVFSTDGVGFPVPAADRSIAVPEGKRWVSSGGFRHPAMLGFGVGIEQNTHKIGECSDSRELQHAIAFLARFPSAYATARTR; from the coding sequence GTGCCCACCCCCGACCTGAAGCAGCTGGATGCGAGGATCGCGGAGCTGGCCGCGAAGTACCGGCCGCTCGCCGTCGAGATCCTGAAGGAAGCCATCCGCATTCCCGCCGACCACGTGGACCGCGCGCCGGACCAGGGCGGCGATCCTCGGTGCGGGCTGAGCAATCACGAGGGGCCGCGGCTGGAGTATCTGCGGCGGCGCATCGTGGAGATCGGCGCCGTGCGGCGTCCCGACGACGCGTTCTTCGACGAGTTCGGCAACCTGTGCTGGACCGCCGGAGACCCCGGCGACCCCATCCCCGCCTCCGAGAAGGCCGTCATCTACCTCGACGGCCACACCGACACCGTGAAGCCGCTGCGCGAACAATGGCACGCCAAGACCGGCGGGCTCGACCCGTATCTCGGACTGGTGGACCCGAAGAGGATCGACCGCGCCTTCCTGCGCCGCGAGCTCGGCTACCTCCCCCCCGACGGCGAGTGGGAGCACCTGGTCTTCGGCCGCGGCTCCGCCGACCAGCTGGGCGGGGTGGTGAGCCAGATCGTGTCCACCAAGGTGGCGATCGAACTGACGGAACTGGGGGCCCTGCGCGGCTGCATCGTGCGCGGGTACGGCACCGTGGCCGAGGAGGACAACGACGGCGGCGGGCCGCTCTACATCATGCGCAGGTTCCTGCCGGGCAAGCCGGCCGAGCTGGTGCCGGACGTGGTGATCCTGACCGATTCCACGGGTGACTCCGCCAGGGGCGCGCTGGGCATCTACCGCGGCCAGCGCGGGCGCATGCAGATCGAGGTGCGCGTCACCGGCAGGTCCTGCCACGGCTCCATGCCCTGGGAGGGCCTCAATCCGCTGGAGCACGGCGGGCACATCCTCGCGGAGGCCGCGGAGAAGTACGAGCAGCGCGAGGGCTTCCTGGATCACCCGTTCCTGGGCCACGGCACCCGCACCGCCTCGTGGGCGGTGCTGGAGTCGCCCAGCGACTGCGCGGTGCCCGACCGGTTCACCTTCCGCTTCGACCGCCGCCTCACGGTGGGCGAGACCCCGGAGCAGGCCGTGGCCGACGTGGCCGGCCTCGAGACGGTGCGCCTCGCGCGCGCCGCGGGGCTCAAGGTGGAGGTGGGCGTGCCCACCTACGACCAGCCCACCTGGAAGAACTACGTGCCCGGGAACCCCCAGATCTACATGAGCTGGATGACGCCCGAGGAGCACCCCGCCATCCGCGCCGCCGTGGACGCGTATTCGGGCGCGCTCTCGCCGCACATCCCCGCGGGCGGCACCCTGGGCGCGCTGCGCCGGGAGCCGCGCGTGGACCGCTGGGTCTTCTCCACCGACGGCGTCGGCTTCCCGGTGCCGGCCGCCGACCGCTCCATCGCCGTGCCCGAGGGCAAGCGCTGGGTGAGTTCGGGCGGCTTCCGCCACCCGGCCATGCTGGGCTTCGGGGTGGGAATCGAGCAGAACACGCACAAGATCGGCGAGTGCTCGGACTCGCGCGAGCTGCAGCACGCGATCGCCTTCCTGGCGAGGTTTCCGAGCGCCTACGCCACGGCGCGCACGCGCTGA